The Sulfurimonas sp. HSL-1716 sequence TTCGCCTTCATAAGCTACGACGCCCTCACGAATAACACGGACAAGTCCGCCGCGTACAAGTTTACCGTCAACGACCACACAGCCGGCAACCATTCCGCCTTTTGGTATCTTGAACGTATCACGCACTTCAGCTTGTCCCGTATTTGTTTCTGTAAATTTAGGAGACATCATTCCAGTAAGCATTCCGGTGACATCGTCAATCAACTGATAGATGACGGAGTATGTTCTGATGTCGACACCTTTTTGTTTGGCAGCAGCTTTCACGCTTCCTGTCGGACGAACGTTAAAACCTAAAAGCGCACAATTTTGGCTATTTGCGACAAGTTCCACGTCATTTTCCGTAATCCCGCCGACACCGCTTGAGATGATATCCACTTTTACCTCGTCGTTACGAAGTTCGGAGAGTGCTCCGCGGATCGCTTCGAGTGAACCGTGAACATCCGTTTTAAGAACGATCTTAAGGGTTTTGAGTTTTCCTTCTGCGATGAGAGAGGTAAGCTCGTCTAACGTTGTTTTCGTAGAGTGTGAAAGTTCTTTGCGTCTTTCGTACTCATAACGTTTTTGAGCGTACTCGCGCGCTTCTTTGTCCGAGTTCATCGCTATCATCGTTTCACCGGCGGAAGGGACTTCGTTTAAACCTACGACAACTGCGGTATGACTCGGCTTAAGCGCTTTTATCTGCTGTTTTTGATCGTTGATGATCGCTTTGACACGCCCGTAAGATTGACCGCAGACGACATAATCTCCTACTCTTAAAGTACCGTTTTGAACAATGACCGTAGCGACAGGTCCGCGGCCTTTTTCCAAGGAGCTCTCGACGACGACCGCCTTTGCGTTCGTATCTTCGTTTGCTTTGAGTTCTAAAACTTCAGCGGTCAAGAGAATATTTTCCAAAAGTTCATCGATACCTTCGCCTTTTTTCGCCGACATAGGTATAAATTCGATATCTCCACCCCAATCGACAGGGTTTAGACCCTGTTCTGCCATCTGTCCTTTTACCATATCCGGGTTGGCGTTCTCTTTATCCATCTTGTTAAGCGCGACTATGATTGGAACACCTGAATCTTTTGCTATTTTTACAGCTTCGAGCGTTTGAGGCTTCACACCGTCATCGGCAGCAACGACGATAACGATAATATCCGTCAGGTTCGCCCCGCGCTGACGCATCGAGCTAAATGCCGCGTGGCCCGGAGTATCTAAGAACGTTATCCATTTGCCGTTTTGTTTTACGGTATACGCACCAATATGCTGAGTAATCCCGCCGGCCTCGCCGTCTGCAACCTTAGCACTTCTAATGGCATCTAGAAGTGATGTCTTACCGTGATCGACGTGACCCATAATCGTTATGACAGGAGGACGCTCTACCGTATTTCCATCCTCTTCGATCACCTCTTCTTCATACGATTCTTCATAATTAAAGGCATCTTTTGGATCGATCGTAGTTACTTCTACACCGAACTCTTCGGCCAAAATCTCTATCTCGTCTTTGCCGAGGAAGTCGTTTTTGGTCATCATCATACCAAGATCGAAAAGAACTTTTATGATATCTGTCATAGGACGGTTTATCTTCTCCGCAAACTCATATACGCGGATATCTTCAGGGATCTCGACATGTGTCACTATTTCATCTGAAACCTTATCTTTCACATATTTCTTACGCTTGTCGCGCGATACTTTACGAGGCTGTTTACTCCCCTGTTTCTTACCGGAATTTCTTCCGATAGGTTTTGGTGTTTTAGGTTTTTTCGGCTCTTCAACTTTGACTTCATTCATTGTACTTGCATTTAGGTCAACCAATACAACTTCATCCTCGTCATAGTCCATAGAAAGTTCGCTCAGACTCTCTCCGAAAATATCCAGTTTCATCCCGCCGGACTGTTTTTTATTCGTTACGGACGGAGCCGGTTTGTTTTTCTTTTTGCGGGAGTTGAGTTCGGCTAAAGCTTCGGCGCTCATCTTGCCGTAGTTGGAAACAGCTTTTAGGGAGTTATCGTCATGAGTACTTATTTTAACATCGTCTTCAGGTTTGGGCTTTTTCTTTTTCACTATTTTCAAGCCGGAAGTTTTTACCGGTGCAGCCATAGTGATAGGCATCTTTTTCTCATCTTTTTTTATCTCTTTGTCGGAAGGATCGTTTCTATCTTCATCCTCTTTTGACGTTTGAGGTTTTTTGGCATCTTTTTTCTGCTTCTCTTTAGCGTCTGCCGGTTTCATATCTTTTTTCACTGAAGAATCGGCAGTTTTTTCACTTTTTTCGCTTTTTTCATCGGCAGAAGCCGTTTTTTGAGGCATATCGCTATCGGCACCGTTCATAATATAATTTACTATCTTCTCAGCTTCTTCCATCGAAACCGTGCTTGAAGCAGTTTTTAATTCTAGACCCATATCCGTAGCTTTTTTAACAACTTCTTTAGATGTAACCCCAAGTTCTTTTGCTATTTCGTGTACTCTAACTTTTTCCATTCTGAGCTATAATCTCCTTTAACTGGTTAGA is a genomic window containing:
- the infB gene encoding translation initiation factor IF-2, coding for MEKVRVHEIAKELGVTSKEVVKKATDMGLELKTASSTVSMEEAEKIVNYIMNGADSDMPQKTASADEKSEKSEKTADSSVKKDMKPADAKEKQKKDAKKPQTSKEDEDRNDPSDKEIKKDEKKMPITMAAPVKTSGLKIVKKKKPKPEDDVKISTHDDNSLKAVSNYGKMSAEALAELNSRKKKNKPAPSVTNKKQSGGMKLDIFGESLSELSMDYDEDEVVLVDLNASTMNEVKVEEPKKPKTPKPIGRNSGKKQGSKQPRKVSRDKRKKYVKDKVSDEIVTHVEIPEDIRVYEFAEKINRPMTDIIKVLFDLGMMMTKNDFLGKDEIEILAEEFGVEVTTIDPKDAFNYEESYEEEVIEEDGNTVERPPVITIMGHVDHGKTSLLDAIRSAKVADGEAGGITQHIGAYTVKQNGKWITFLDTPGHAAFSSMRQRGANLTDIIVIVVAADDGVKPQTLEAVKIAKDSGVPIIVALNKMDKENANPDMVKGQMAEQGLNPVDWGGDIEFIPMSAKKGEGIDELLENILLTAEVLELKANEDTNAKAVVVESSLEKGRGPVATVIVQNGTLRVGDYVVCGQSYGRVKAIINDQKQQIKALKPSHTAVVVGLNEVPSAGETMIAMNSDKEAREYAQKRYEYERRKELSHSTKTTLDELTSLIAEGKLKTLKIVLKTDVHGSLEAIRGALSELRNDEVKVDIISSGVGGITENDVELVANSQNCALLGFNVRPTGSVKAAAKQKGVDIRTYSVIYQLIDDVTGMLTGMMSPKFTETNTGQAEVRDTFKIPKGGMVAGCVVVDGKLVRGGLVRVIREGVVAYEGELTSLKRFKDDVAEVGNGYECGVVIKGYDDVRVGDVIETFTKVETKVSL